A stretch of the Lolium perenne isolate Kyuss_39 chromosome 3, Kyuss_2.0, whole genome shotgun sequence genome encodes the following:
- the LOC127344106 gene encoding putative E3 ubiquitin-protein ligase RING1a isoform X2 — MTAQKRPLPPPASDDDSHGHVAVRRAATSRGGGGASHGSSSDGEPAARRSRAATRETHYLDPDAEGRRRGDGSGKESESSMSAGDEDEFILVKLAEIRKEVQCPICLGIIRKTRTVMECLHRFCRDCIDKSMRLGNNECPACRTHCASRRSLRDDPNYDALIATLYPDIDKYEEEEFAFSEEEKTRNKKIQATIEETIRKQSEAIGKKCSTAKATATAFARKYRRNMRTRGRGRTVARDIVLTVSDNEDREEVNANDASKESSSADNHSPDLKQKRGRKRPPPLPSPDRIIASSDHGSEENGEPVSVKENFTSSPLRGEMLAWGKNGTRSQIRHGNVGGLNCRLGKGGRVAKLVEHLRTTDEMDKEFNLYLVLLPLDGKATPELEKPYLSCRPTVSIRHLVQLIALQLSRQVEELEIYMRMDLHNRGVATDSSSAETNPRLFDGLERLSGDKLLSDLGLSFASGRNDVELLYALKTQD; from the exons ATGACCGCCCAGAAGCGCCCGCTCCCGCCGCCCGCCTCCGACGACGATTCGCACGGCCACGTCGCAgtccgccgcgccgccaccagccGCGGCGGGGGCGGGGCCTCGCATGGGTCGTCTTCAGACGGCGAGCCCGCTGCGCGTCGGTCGAGGGCGGCGACGCGGGAGACGCACTACCTCG ATCCCGACGCGGAGGGTCGGCGCCGTGGAGATGGAAGCGGCAAGGAAAGCGAGTCGTCTATGAGCGCCGGCGACGAGGACGA GTTTATACTAGTGAAATTAGCTGAAATCCGGAAGGAAGTCCAGTGCCCTATTTGTTTAG GAATTATCCGAAAGACAAGAACGGTTATGGAATGTTTGCACCGATTCTGCAGGGATTGCATTGATAAATCTATGCGGCTCGG AAATAATGAGTGCCCGGCATGCCGCACTCATTGTGCAAGCAGGCGTTCTTTAAGGGACGATCCTAATTATGATGCACTGATTGCAACCTTATACCCCGATATTGACAAGTATGAGGAAGAG GAATTTGCTTTCAGTGAAGAGGAAAAGACTCGGAATAAGAAG ATTCAAGCAACCATTGAGGAAACGATTCGAAAACAGTCAGAGgccataggtaagaaatgttcCACAGCAAAAGCCACTGCCACTGCTTTTGCAAGGAAGTACAGAAGAAATATGCGAACACGTGGGAGAGGTAGAACTGTTGCTCGTGATATTGTCCTTACTGTCTCCGACAATGAGGATAGAGAAGAAGTAAATGCTAATGATGCCAGCAAAGAGTCGTCTTCTGCTGATAACCACTCTCCAGATTTAAAGCAGAAAAGAGGTAGAAAGAGGCCTCCACCACTACCTTCTCCTGATAGAATCATTGCCAGTAGTGACCATGGATCTGAGGAGAATGGTGAACCAGTATCTGTTAAAGAAAATTTCACAAGCTCTCCATTGCGGGGGGAGATGCTTGCATGGGGAAAAAATGGCACACGTAGCCAAATTCGACATGGCAATGTTGGTGGCTTAAATTGCAGACTGGGAAAGGGCGGACGTGTTGCGAAGTTGGTGGAGCACCTCCGTACAACTGATGAAATGGATAAAGAG TTCAACTTGTATCTTGTTCTCCTTCCTCTTGATGGAAAAGCAACACCTGAATTGGAAAAGCCCTATCTAAGTTGTCGACCAACTGTATCAATTCGACACCTCGTACAG CTAATTGCTCTCCAGTTGTCTCGGCAAGTTGAAGAACTTGAGATCTATATGAGGATGGACCTTCACAATAGAGGTGTTGCAACAGACTCAAGTTCTGCTGAGACAAATCCGCGGCTATTTGATGGCTTGGAAAGATTGAGTGGAGATAAGCTTCTTTCTGATCTTGGCCTGTCATTTGCCTCTGGTCGCAACGATGTG gaacTGTTATATGCTTTGAAAACTCAAGACTAG
- the LOC127339947 gene encoding uncharacterized mitochondrial protein AtMg00310-like — translation MAAVLDADPCILRYVVVEGFLRVMGLARSKEFEGLCLLNTKKMNMALLSKWVWRLYQDEDTIWARIIRAKYADASDLFAGTSQGGSQFWKNLHKIKHLFKVGAKHEVKDGARTNFWMDWWLGNVPLKDTFPLLFAIFDNQTLSVANAWHNSQLEIRFRRSLD, via the exons ATGGCGGCGGTGCTCGATGCAGACCCGTGCATCCTCCGTTACGTGGTCGTTGAGGGTTTCCTGCGCGTCATGGGTCTGGCGCG ATCTAAGGAATTCGAGGGCTTGTGTCTGCTTAATACAAAGAAAATGAACATGGCTCTTCTGTCAAAGTGGGTGTGGAGGCTGTACCAGGACGAAGACACTATTTGGGCAAGGATTATCCGCGCTAAATATGCTGATGCCTCTGATCTGTTTGCGGGGACTAGCCAAGGGGGCTCCCAATTCTGGAAAAATCTCCACAAGATTAAACACCTCTTCAAAGTTGGGGCTAAGCATGAGGTGAAGGACGGAGCTCGTACAAACTTCTGGATGGATTGGTGGCTGGGTAATGTGCCCCTCAAAGACACCTTCCCCCTCCTTTTTGCCATCTTTGACAACCAGACACTCTCGGTGGCTAACGCCTGGCATAATTCTCAGCTGGAGATCCGCTTCCGCCGCTCCCTGGACTAG
- the LOC127344106 gene encoding putative E3 ubiquitin-protein ligase RING1a isoform X1, producing the protein MPAQKRQRPSPSSKPRDHVEANGTDASTAGGARGEGGGIQPVPGGGAANRATDPQPRRVGDSGSAERGGGGAYSDSESSQSDGDMDEFILVKLAEIRKEVQCPICLGIIRKTRTVMECLHRFCRDCIDKSMRLGNNECPACRTHCASRRSLRDDPNYDALIATLYPDIDKYEEEEFAFSEEEKTRNKKIQATIEETIRKQSEAIGKKCSTAKATATAFARKYRRNMRTRGRGRTVARDIVLTVSDNEDREEVNANDASKESSSADNHSPDLKQKRGRKRPPPLPSPDRIIASSDHGSEENGEPVSVKENFTSSPLRGEMLAWGKNGTRSQIRHGNVGGLNCRLGKGGRVAKLVEHLRTTDEMDKEFNLYLVLLPLDGKATPELEKPYLSCRPTVSIRHLVQLIALQLSRQVEELEIYMRMDLHNRGVATDSSSAETNPRLFDGLERLSGDKLLSDLGLSFASGRNDVELLYALKTQD; encoded by the exons ATGCCCGCGCAGAAGCGCCAGCGCCCTTCGCCGTCGTCCAAACCACGCGACCACGTGGAGGCCAACGGGACGGATGCTTCCACAGCCGGCGGCGCCCGGGGCGAGGGAGGAGGAATCCAACCGGTACCGGGCGGAGGCGCCGCCAATCGGGCGACCGACCCGCAGCCGCGGCGCGTAGGCG ATTCGGGAAGcgcggagcgcggcggcggcggcgcgtacAGCGACAGCGAGTCGTCGCAGAGCGACGGCGACATGGACGA GTTTATACTAGTGAAATTAGCTGAAATCCGGAAGGAAGTCCAGTGCCCTATTTGTTTAG GAATTATCCGAAAGACAAGAACGGTTATGGAATGTTTGCACCGATTCTGCAGGGATTGCATTGATAAATCTATGCGGCTCGG AAATAATGAGTGCCCGGCATGCCGCACTCATTGTGCAAGCAGGCGTTCTTTAAGGGACGATCCTAATTATGATGCACTGATTGCAACCTTATACCCCGATATTGACAAGTATGAGGAAGAG GAATTTGCTTTCAGTGAAGAGGAAAAGACTCGGAATAAGAAG ATTCAAGCAACCATTGAGGAAACGATTCGAAAACAGTCAGAGgccataggtaagaaatgttcCACAGCAAAAGCCACTGCCACTGCTTTTGCAAGGAAGTACAGAAGAAATATGCGAACACGTGGGAGAGGTAGAACTGTTGCTCGTGATATTGTCCTTACTGTCTCCGACAATGAGGATAGAGAAGAAGTAAATGCTAATGATGCCAGCAAAGAGTCGTCTTCTGCTGATAACCACTCTCCAGATTTAAAGCAGAAAAGAGGTAGAAAGAGGCCTCCACCACTACCTTCTCCTGATAGAATCATTGCCAGTAGTGACCATGGATCTGAGGAGAATGGTGAACCAGTATCTGTTAAAGAAAATTTCACAAGCTCTCCATTGCGGGGGGAGATGCTTGCATGGGGAAAAAATGGCACACGTAGCCAAATTCGACATGGCAATGTTGGTGGCTTAAATTGCAGACTGGGAAAGGGCGGACGTGTTGCGAAGTTGGTGGAGCACCTCCGTACAACTGATGAAATGGATAAAGAG TTCAACTTGTATCTTGTTCTCCTTCCTCTTGATGGAAAAGCAACACCTGAATTGGAAAAGCCCTATCTAAGTTGTCGACCAACTGTATCAATTCGACACCTCGTACAG CTAATTGCTCTCCAGTTGTCTCGGCAAGTTGAAGAACTTGAGATCTATATGAGGATGGACCTTCACAATAGAGGTGTTGCAACAGACTCAAGTTCTGCTGAGACAAATCCGCGGCTATTTGATGGCTTGGAAAGATTGAGTGGAGATAAGCTTCTTTCTGATCTTGGCCTGTCATTTGCCTCTGGTCGCAACGATGTG gaacTGTTATATGCTTTGAAAACTCAAGACTAG